Proteins encoded together in one Porites lutea chromosome 2, jaPorLute2.1, whole genome shotgun sequence window:
- the LOC140929053 gene encoding organic cation transporter protein-like: MPLTADEILEEVGSFGWFQKRLLILFNVLSSLLFGWAVMVTGIITAEPPWKCVQNSTACAFDGEFSPGDDNYDHRCNISRKDWKFVDDFTTVVTEFDLVCSESIYGTLAVAAVFLGFFFGAIIIGPFTDKFGRKPTIFISGFFIAVFSLASSFPKIFSLFVVFKIIVGLGVGGASVAIFVLVTEFVGVRHRSMMGMSLWYCWSISLMALAGLGYLIRDWRMLSIATSVPGIPALLGWFLTPESVRWLMIKGKTEQAKEIFRKIAKVNKMPMSDMDIKPPEDDQRLGDVRELFATRKMVQKTLLSWYCWFVNALVYYGVFLSAPSIGGNFFLNFFLTSLIELPAIPLGVWLFNRFGRKKSIIACLILAAFSSFGSVLIASEDNTSKGALAGKIILSMILAKLFITISFDGVYLYTVELFPTSVRNIGVGTSSAAARIGSLCSPFIVYTNRVHPLLPFAIMGINALLAGILCMSLPETKLQPTLETVDKEPPEEELSQMVGTANA, from the exons ATGCCTCTCACTGCGGATGAAATTTTAGAAGAAGTTGGTAGTTTTGGTTGGTTCCAAAAACGACTCCTTATTCTTTTTAACGTACTTTCCTCTCTTCTCTTTGGTTGGGCTGTAATGGTGACAGGTATCATAACGGCGGAACCCCCCTGGAAGTGCGTACAGAACAGCACAGCTTGTGCATTTGACGGGGAGTTTAGTCCAGGCGATGACAACTATGACCACCGGTGTAACATCTCGAGAAAAGATTGGAAATTTGTGGATGACTTCACTACCGTTGTCACGGAG TTCGATCTGGTTTGTAGCGAATCAATTTATGGAACCTTAGCTGTAGCTGCCGTGTTCCTTGGTTTCTTTTTCGGTGCCATAATCATTGGTCCTTTTACAGATAAGTTTGGACGAAAGCCAACCATTTTCATCTCTGGGTTTTTCATCGCTGTCTTTAGTCTGGCATCTTCATTCCCCAAAATCTTTTCACTCTTTGTTGTGTTCAAGATTATCGTGGGCCTTGGTGTGG gtggAGCGAGCGTCGCCATATTTGTTCTTGTGACAGAATTTGTCGGTGTCCGACATCGCAGCATGATGGGTATGTCTCTTTGGTACTGCTGGAGCATTTCTCTCATGGCATTGGCTGGATTGGGTTACCTCATTAGAGACTGGAGAATGCTAAGTATTGCCACATCGGTTCCTGGAATTCCCGCATTGCTTGGCTGGTT TCTGACCCCTGAATCTGTACGCTGGTTGATGATAAAAGGAAAAACCGAGCAAGCAAAGGAAATTTTCCGAAAAatagcaaaagttaacaaaatgcCCATGTCCGATATGGACATTAAACCTCCAGAAGATGATCAGCGTTTGGGCGATGTTCGAGAACTCTTTGCTACACGCAAAATGGTACAAAAAACACTTTTGTCTTGGTACTGCTG GTTTGTCAATGCTCTGGTTTATTACGGTGTTTTCCTAAGCGCGCCTTCTATTGGAGGAAATTTCTTCTTGAACTTTTTTCTCACAAGTTTGATCGAGCTCCCAGCTATACCATTAGGCGTTTGGCTCTTTAACAG ATTTGGAAGGAAGAAAAGCATTATTGCGTGTTTGATCTTAGCTGCGTTTTCATCATTTGGATCCGTTCTTATAGCAAGCGAGGACAATACTAGTAAAG gtgCACTTGCTGGCAAAATAATACTGTCCATGATTTTAGCCAAGTTATTCATTACCATCTCCTTTGATGGAGTGTATCTTTACACCGTGGAACTATTTCCAACTTCTGTAAG AAACATTGGTGTTGGAACATCCTCAGCTGCTGCACGCATTGGCTCGCTCTGTTCTCCTTTCATTGTGTATACT AATCGTGTCCATCCGTTGCTGCCATTCGCTATCATGGGAATCAATGCTTTGCTTGCGGGTATACTTTGTATGAGTCTCCCGGAAACAAAACTTCAACCGACTCTTGAAACTGTGGATAAAGAACCTCCTGAAGAAGAACTGAGCCAAATGGTTGGAACAGCAAATGCTTGA
- the LOC140927214 gene encoding organic cation transporter protein-like isoform X1, protein MTLTTDQYLEKIGSFGHYQISLLIFLNGLMFFWFGWPVMIVAFITAEPAWKCVSNSSVCPLNGTMRPRHDNYSFRCDIPRDQWEFVEDFTSVVTEFDLVCERGLYGTIGSSMIFVGFFLGGVAVGPFSDKFGRKITMYISGAIVSIFSLTAAFPHAFWLFAFFRCLIGFGIGGYSIASYVLLTELVGIRHRSTAGCSIWYSFNLSNMALAGLAYLVRDWRKLSLIMGAPAIPFLLGWFFSPESVRWFLVKGKTKQAENILHKVAKFNKKPIPHEKLQDCEKQRLGDLRDLFKSKSIAHKTLVSWFCWFVNGMVYYGVSFSSPTVGGNMYLNFFITSTIALVAYPALAWGCNRFGRKKTICCGLFFSAFGAFGSVLLTLFDDGNNTGILVGKIIFSLCIAKFFIVFAFDGFYVYSAELFPTVIRNIGMGTSTSAARVGSFLSPYVVFSQRVHPLLPFGIMGINALIAALLCMTLPETRNQPTLETFTTSDQQGDTMKEMMVKESDDGHTDDSRL, encoded by the exons ATGACGCTGACAACGGATCAGTACCTTGAGAAGATCGGAAGCTTTGGTCATTATCAAATCTCTCTTCTGATTTTTCTAAATGGCTTGATGTTCTTCTGGTTTGGTTGGCCTGTTATGATAGTGGCCTTTATCACCGCCGAGCCGGCCTGGAAATGTGTGTCCAACAGCAGTGTCTGTCCGCTAAACGGAACCATGAGGCCCAGACACGACAATTACAGCTTCAGATGTGACATTCCTCGTGATCAGTGGGAGTTTGTTGAAGATTTCACTTCTGTTGTGACTGAG TTTGACCTGGTATGTGAGCGGGGCCTGTACGGTACTATTGGATCGTCTATGATATTCGTTGGCTTCTTTCTGGGAGGAGTTGCAGTGGGTCCATTTAGCGACAAGTTTGGCAGGAAAATCACCATGTACATATCTGGAGCCATCGTTTCTATATTTAGCCTTACAGCAGCTTTCCCGCACGCATTTtggctttttgctttctttcgatGCCTGATTGGATTTGGAATAG GTGGATATAGTATTGCCTCGTATGTTCTGCTGACAGAGCTCGTGGGAATTCGCCACCGAAGCACTGCCGGTTGCTCCATTTGGTATTCATTCAACCTATCCAACATGGCGCTGGCCGGGCTAGCATATCTGGTTAGGGACTGGCGAAAGCTCTCTCTAATAATGGGTGCCCCAGCAATTCCTTTTCTTCTTGGATGGTT TTTTTCTCCAGAATCAGTCCGTTGGTTTTTGGTGAagggcaaaacaaaacaagcagaAAACATCCTTCACAAAGTAGCTAAATTTAACAAGAAGCCGATACCGCATGAAAAACTGCAGGACTGTGAAAAACAGCGACTTGGAGACTTGAGAGATTTGTTCAAGTCTAAATCAATAGCGCACAAGACCCTTGTTTCTTGGTTTTGCTG gttCGTTAATGGCATGGTGTATTACGGAGTGTCCTTCAGCTCCCCCACAGTAGGAGGCAACATGTATCTCAACTTCTTTATAACAAGCACCATTGCACTAGTGGCTTACCCCGCTTTGGCATGGGGCTGTAACCG ATTTGGTCGTAAGAAAACCATCTGCTGCGGTCTGTTTTTCTCTGCTTTTGGTGCCTTTGGTTCGGTATTACTTACACTATTTGATGATGGAAACAACACAG gaATATTAgttgggaaaataatattttcactATGCATCGCCAAGTTTTTCATCGTGTTTGCTTTTGACGGATTCTACGTTTATTCAGCTGAGCTGTTTCCAACTGTCATTAG AAATATCGGTATGGGAACTTCGACTTCTGCTGCTCGTGTTGGTTCTTTCCTTTCTCCCTACGTTGTCTTTTCG CAACGTGTTCATCCTCTCCTGCCGTTTGGCATCATGGGTATCAACGCTTTGATTGCCGCGCTACTATGCATGACATTACCGGAAACGCGTAACCAACCAACTTTGGAGACCTTTACAACATCAGATCAACAAGGTGACACCATGAAAGAGATGATGGTTAAGGAAAGCGATGATGGACATACAGATGATAGCCGTTTGTAA
- the LOC140927214 gene encoding organic cation transporter protein-like isoform X2 produces the protein MTLTTDQYLEKIGSFGHYQISLLIFLNGLMFFWFGWPVMIVAFITAEPAWKCVSNSSVCPLNGTMRPRHDNYSFRCDIPRDQWEFVEDFTSVVTEFDLVCERGLYGTIGSSMIFVGFFLGGVAVGPFSDKFGRKITMYISGAIVSIFSLTAAFPHAFWLFAFFRCLIGFGIGGYSIASYVLLTELVGIRHRSTAGCSIWYSFNLSNMALAGLAYLVRDWRKLSLIMGAPAIPFLLGWFFSPESVRWFLVKGKTKQAENILHKVAKFNKKPIPHEKLQDCEKQRLGDLRDLFKSKSIAHKTLVSWFCWFVNGMVYYGVSFSSPTVGGNMYLNFFITSTIALVAYPALAWGCNRFGRKKTICCGLFFSAFGAFGSVLLTLFDDGNNTGILVGKIIFSLCIAKFFIVFAFDGFYVYSAELFPTVISNVFILSCRLASWVSTL, from the exons ATGACGCTGACAACGGATCAGTACCTTGAGAAGATCGGAAGCTTTGGTCATTATCAAATCTCTCTTCTGATTTTTCTAAATGGCTTGATGTTCTTCTGGTTTGGTTGGCCTGTTATGATAGTGGCCTTTATCACCGCCGAGCCGGCCTGGAAATGTGTGTCCAACAGCAGTGTCTGTCCGCTAAACGGAACCATGAGGCCCAGACACGACAATTACAGCTTCAGATGTGACATTCCTCGTGATCAGTGGGAGTTTGTTGAAGATTTCACTTCTGTTGTGACTGAG TTTGACCTGGTATGTGAGCGGGGCCTGTACGGTACTATTGGATCGTCTATGATATTCGTTGGCTTCTTTCTGGGAGGAGTTGCAGTGGGTCCATTTAGCGACAAGTTTGGCAGGAAAATCACCATGTACATATCTGGAGCCATCGTTTCTATATTTAGCCTTACAGCAGCTTTCCCGCACGCATTTtggctttttgctttctttcgatGCCTGATTGGATTTGGAATAG GTGGATATAGTATTGCCTCGTATGTTCTGCTGACAGAGCTCGTGGGAATTCGCCACCGAAGCACTGCCGGTTGCTCCATTTGGTATTCATTCAACCTATCCAACATGGCGCTGGCCGGGCTAGCATATCTGGTTAGGGACTGGCGAAAGCTCTCTCTAATAATGGGTGCCCCAGCAATTCCTTTTCTTCTTGGATGGTT TTTTTCTCCAGAATCAGTCCGTTGGTTTTTGGTGAagggcaaaacaaaacaagcagaAAACATCCTTCACAAAGTAGCTAAATTTAACAAGAAGCCGATACCGCATGAAAAACTGCAGGACTGTGAAAAACAGCGACTTGGAGACTTGAGAGATTTGTTCAAGTCTAAATCAATAGCGCACAAGACCCTTGTTTCTTGGTTTTGCTG gttCGTTAATGGCATGGTGTATTACGGAGTGTCCTTCAGCTCCCCCACAGTAGGAGGCAACATGTATCTCAACTTCTTTATAACAAGCACCATTGCACTAGTGGCTTACCCCGCTTTGGCATGGGGCTGTAACCG ATTTGGTCGTAAGAAAACCATCTGCTGCGGTCTGTTTTTCTCTGCTTTTGGTGCCTTTGGTTCGGTATTACTTACACTATTTGATGATGGAAACAACACAG gaATATTAgttgggaaaataatattttcactATGCATCGCCAAGTTTTTCATCGTGTTTGCTTTTGACGGATTCTACGTTTATTCAGCTGAGCTGTTTCCAACTGTCATTAG CAACGTGTTCATCCTCTCCTGCCGTTTGGCATCATGGGTATCAACGCTTTGA